Proteins found in one Elephas maximus indicus isolate mEleMax1 chromosome 11, mEleMax1 primary haplotype, whole genome shotgun sequence genomic segment:
- the PAFAH1B3 gene encoding platelet-activating factor acetylhydrolase IB subunit alpha1, whose protein sequence is MSAGENPASKPTPVQDVQGDGRWMSLHHRFVADSKDKEPEVVFIGDSLVQLMHQCEIWRELFSPLHALNFGIGGDSTQHVLWRLENGELEHIRPKIVVVWVGTNNHGHTAEQVTGGIKAIVQLVNQRQPQARVVVLGLLPRGQHPNPLREKNLQVNELVRAALVGHPRAHFLDADPGFVHSDGTISHHDMYDYLHLSRLGYTPVCRALHSLLLRLLAQDQGQSVPLAEPTP, encoded by the exons ATGAGTGCAGGTGAGAACCCAGCCAGCAAGCCCACACCGGTGCAGGACGTGCAGGGCGACGGGCGCTGGATGTCCCTG CACCATCGGTTTGTGGCCGACAGCAAAGATAAGGAACCCGAAGTCGTCTTCATCGGAGACTCTTTGGTCCAGCTAATGCACCAGTGCGAG ATCTGGCGGGAGCTCTTCTCTCCTCTGCATGCACTAAACTTTGGCATTGGCGGTGACAGCACACAGCACGTGCTGTGGCGGCTGGAGAATGGGGAGCTTGAACACATTCGGCCCAAG ATTGTGGTGGTCTGGGTGGGCACCAACAACCACGGGCACACAGCAGAGCAGGTGACTGGCGGCATCAAGGCCATCGTGCAGCTGGTGAACCAGCGGCAGCCCCAGGCCCGGGTCGTAGTGCTG GGCCTGCTCCCACGGGGCCAGCACCCCAACCCCCTCCGGGAGAAGAACCTACAGGTGAACGAGCTGGTGCGGGCTGCGTTGGTTGGCCACCCACGTGCCCACTTCCTGGATGCCGACCCTGGGTTTGTGCACTCGGATGGTACCATAAGCCACCATGACATGTATGATTATCTGCACCTGAGCCGCCTGGGCTACACACCTGTCTGCCGGGCCCTGCACTCCCTGCTTCTGCGCCTGCTGGCCCAAGACCAGGGCCAGAGCGTTCCCCTGGCGGAGCCCACACCCTAA